The following proteins are co-located in the Myxocyprinus asiaticus isolate MX2 ecotype Aquarium Trade chromosome 18, UBuf_Myxa_2, whole genome shotgun sequence genome:
- the LOC127455723 gene encoding suppressor of tumorigenicity 14 protein homolog, whose amino-acid sequence MDPMDGGMRYTPNSSNKDWDQAVTFLPASDNKKLEKKRGPGKVGIIVGLVILAAILALIIGLVVWHFHFRKDLRLQKIYTGSVRITNQDFVDAYENPESNEFKSLANQVMAQLKSMYSESSQLVKYYVGSKVLAFSEGSVIAYYESEFNVPVGQEAAVDQAVINLSEMYNTNKQRRLVDKPGVLVFDRVISSALDTRMSAKGRKLENYAQHISNSKDEIIKSPGFPDSPYPPNTLVQWQLRGDPGHVLKLAFDTFNLEQNCGNDLVRVYDSLVAIDKHLMAEKCGYYSPSDPLTFISSRNVILVTLITNEVGNYPGFRARVTQIKQDSNDLQCGGKLTGSSGAFTSPHFPSYYSPNTTCQWDIEVPAGKFIKLKFPKFLVSTGEQNSCPGDYVEVTGKSKLCGQKPANTMVTSNSNKMTVVFYSNSSHVDRGFNAIYEAFEPTDPCPDQFQCDNKRCVNPTVRCDGWNDCGDSSDEKNCKCDSSMIQCRNGFCKPPFWQCDGVDDCGDLTDELNCGCKTGEFKCKNDQCVSEKLKCDGQQDCKDGSDEEGCSRDMTCTVSTFACGNGKCITKQNPECDGQDDCGDRSDEAMCNCGKIAYKKSRIVGGQDAGEGEFPWQVSLHIKNIAHVCGGSLINDRWIVTAAHCVQDDGKTRYSQPGTWEAYLGLHTQRAKQAATRRNIKQVIAHQSYNHYTYDFDIALMELDSPVTFSETIRPICLPTANDVYPAGLPVTITGWGATREGGSGATVLQKAQVRIINSTVCDKLMNGQITSRMTCAGVLSGGVDACQGDSGGPMCYSSNDRMYLAGVVSWGDGCARRNKPGIYTTVPKFRGWIKEKTGV is encoded by the exons ATGGATCCTATGGATGGAGGAATGCGTTACACTCCCAATTCTTCG AACAAGGACTGGGACCAAGCTGTCACATTTTTGCCAGCGTCAGACAATAAAAAGCTGGAGAAGAAAAGGGGTCCTGGGAAGGTTGGGATCATTGTTGGCCTGGTGATCTTGGCGGCCATTTTGGCTTTGATAATTGGGCTTGTGGTCTGGCATTTCCACT TCCGTAAGGATTTGAGGTTACAGAAGATTTACACCGGCTCCGTTAGAATAACCAATCAAGATTTTGTGGATGCGTATGAAAATCCGGAGAGTAACGAGTTTAAAAGCTTGGCAAACCAAGTGATGGCTCAG ctgAAATCAATGTACTCTGAGTCTTCACAACTGGTGAAATATTATGTGGGATCCAAAGTTCTTGCCTTCAG tGAGGGCAGTGTAATAGCTTACTACGAGTCAGAGTTTAATGTTCCTGTGGGGCAGGAAGCTGCAGTGGATCAGGCTGTGATCAACTTGAGTGAGATGTATAACACCAATAAACAACGGCGTCTTGTGGATAAACCTGGTGTCCTAGTATTCGACCGCGTCATCTCTTCAG CTCTGGACACACGTATGTCGGCAAAAGGCAGGA AATTAGAGAATTATGCCCAGCACATCAGTAATTCTAAGGATGAGATCATTAAATCACCTGGTTTCCCTGATTCCCCGTATCCTCCAAATACTTTGGTACAGTGGCAGCTGCGGGGTGACCCAGGCCACGTTCTCAAGCTGGCTTTTGACACCTTCAACCTTGAGCAAAACTGtggaaatgatttagtgagagtgtATGACTCTTTGGTCGCCATTGACAAACATCTCATGGCAGA gaaATGTGGCTACTATTCTCCCAGCGATCCCCTAACCTTCATCTCATCTCGAAATGTTATTCTGGTCACCTTGATAACCAATGAGGTTGGGAATTATCCTGGCTTCAGAGCCCGTGTCACCCAGATTAAGCAAGATAGCAATG ATCTCCAATGTGGTGGTAAATTGACTGGATCCTCTGGTGCATTTACATCACCACACTTTCCCAGTTATTACTCTCCCAATACAACATGCCAGTGGGACATTGAG GTTCCAGCTGGAAAATTCATTAAGCTGAAATTCCCAAAGTTCTTGGTGTCTACAGGGGAACAGAATTCTTGCCCAGGAGATTATGTAGAGGTGACTGGTAAGAG CAAACTTTGTGGGCAGAAGCCAGCTAATACCATGGTTACCAGCAACAGTAACAAGATGACTGTTGTGTTCTACTCCAATTCTTCACATGTAGATCGAGGTTTTAATGCCATTTATGAGGCCTTTGAGCCCACCGACC CCTGCCCGGACCAGTTCCAGTGTGACAACAAACGCTGTGTTAACCCAACTGTGCGCTGTGATGGCTGGAACGATTGTGGTGACAGCAGCGACGAGAAAAATTGCA AATGCGACTCCAGCATGATCCAATGCAGAAATGGCTTCTGTAAGCCTCCGTTCTGGCAGTGTGATGGCGTAGATGACTGTGGAGATTTGACAGATGAACTTAATTGTG GATGCAAGACTGGGGAATTTAAGTGTAAAAATGATCAGTGTGTGTCAGAGAAACTGAAGTGTGATGGACAGCAGGACTGTAAGGATGGCTCGGATGAGGAGGGCTGTTCAAGAG ATATGACCTGCACAGTCTCAACTTTTGCGTGCGGTAATGGCAaatgcatcaccaaacagaacccTGAGTGTGATGGGCAAGATGACTGCGGCGATAGATCTGACGAAGCCATGTGCA ACTGTGGCAAGATAGCTTACAAGAAGTCTCGCATTGTGGGCGGGCAGGATGCAGGGGAGGGAGAGTTCCCATGGCAGGTCAGCCTCCACATTAAAAACATTGCACATGTTTGTGGTGGATCACTGATCAACGATCGCTGGATTGTGACTGCTGCCCACTGCGTGCAAGACGACGGCAAAACCAG GTATTCTCAGCCGGGCACATGGGAGGCATACCTGGGACTTCACACACAGAGAGCAAAACAGGCTGCAACGAGGAGAAACATAAAACAAGTGATTGCTCACCAGTCCTACAACCACTACACCTATGACTTTGACATCGCCCTTATGGAGCTGGACTCACCCGTGACCTTCAGTGAGACCATTCGCCCCATTTGTCTTCCCACTGCCAATGACGTCTACCCCGCTGGTTTACCTGTCACCATCACTGGCTGGGGCGCCACAAGAGAAGGGG gCTCTGGAGCAACTGTGCTGCAGAAAGCACAGGTTCGCATCATCAACAGCACGGTGTGTGATAAACTAATGAATGGTCAGATAACATCTCGCATGACGTGTGCCGGCGTTCTGTCAGGAGGAGTGGATGCTTGCCAG